One window from the genome of Lentibacillus daqui encodes:
- the panF gene encoding sodium/pantothenate symporter: protein MNWEVIIILILYLIAMFLIGVFSSKWVRKSSDFTNEYFLGGRQLGGFVLAMTMFATYASASSFLGGPGAAYTFGLAWVLLSMTQLVTGYFTLSILGKKFAIMARKINAVTLVDFLKERYRNKWVVILSAICIVVFLFALMAAQWVGGGHLMESVMGIPYVSGLFVFGMVLVIYTVIGGFRAVAITDTIQGVIMLIGSSILVVAAVIAGGGINNIMSGLISENPNLVSPFGSDQSLSPAYVSSYWVLVGVGVVGLPQIAVRAISYRSSKSMHSAIMIGTFAVGFVMLVLTLTGVFARVIMPEVSVADNTLPLLALELLPPWLVGIVLAGPLAAIMSTVSSVLLVASSSIIKDIYLNYVKPDATSKTVQRLSYGVTTIIGVIVFFMAIKPPSLLIWLNLFAMGGLEAAFIWPIVMGLYWKTGNSVGALSSILTGVIAFICFNTFISNPFGLHPVVISVILSFLAYVFGSLFTKKRFAAQRSEIVTKFWSA, encoded by the coding sequence ATGAACTGGGAAGTTATTATAATATTGATTTTATATCTAATTGCGATGTTTTTGATAGGGGTTTTTTCGTCCAAATGGGTGAGAAAATCCTCTGATTTCACAAATGAATATTTTCTTGGTGGCAGACAACTCGGAGGGTTTGTTCTTGCAATGACTATGTTTGCTACCTATGCAAGCGCCAGCAGCTTTCTCGGCGGACCAGGAGCAGCCTACACATTTGGATTGGCTTGGGTGTTACTAAGTATGACGCAATTGGTGACCGGTTATTTCACCTTATCGATTCTTGGCAAAAAATTTGCAATCATGGCAAGAAAGATAAATGCGGTTACATTAGTTGACTTTTTAAAAGAGAGATATCGTAATAAGTGGGTTGTTATTTTGTCCGCTATTTGTATCGTAGTTTTCTTGTTTGCTCTTATGGCCGCCCAGTGGGTTGGTGGAGGACATCTGATGGAGTCTGTCATGGGTATTCCTTACGTATCTGGATTATTTGTTTTTGGTATGGTCCTTGTTATCTATACAGTCATCGGAGGATTTCGCGCCGTCGCTATAACGGACACTATCCAGGGTGTAATTATGCTGATAGGTTCCTCCATTCTAGTGGTAGCTGCCGTTATTGCCGGTGGAGGGATTAACAATATTATGTCGGGTTTGATTTCCGAAAATCCGAATTTGGTTTCACCATTTGGGAGCGATCAATCGTTATCACCAGCCTATGTTTCATCGTATTGGGTATTAGTGGGTGTGGGAGTTGTAGGGTTACCGCAAATAGCTGTCAGAGCCATCTCATATAGAAGTTCCAAGTCCATGCATAGCGCGATCATGATCGGTACGTTTGCTGTCGGCTTTGTTATGCTTGTTTTGACATTAACAGGAGTATTTGCTCGTGTCATTATGCCGGAGGTTAGTGTTGCCGATAATACGTTACCATTGCTTGCACTAGAGTTGTTGCCTCCATGGCTTGTTGGGATTGTTTTAGCTGGCCCGTTGGCAGCCATTATGTCAACCGTTAGTTCAGTTTTGCTAGTTGCAAGTTCTTCCATTATTAAAGATATATATTTAAATTATGTGAAGCCTGATGCAACCAGTAAAACAGTGCAAAGATTAAGCTATGGTGTTACCACGATTATTGGCGTAATTGTTTTCTTTATGGCCATTAAGCCACCGAGCCTGTTAATTTGGCTCAACCTGTTTGCCATGGGGGGCTTGGAAGCCGCTTTTATCTGGCCAATTGTCATGGGATTATACTGGAAGACGGGGAATAGTGTTGGAGCATTATCTTCCATTTTAACAGGGGTGATTGCCTTTATTTGTTTTAATACTTTTATTTCAAATCCATTCGGCTTACACCCGGTTGTTATATCGGTAATCTTATCTTTCCTCGCTTATGTTTTCGGCAGTTTATTTACAAAAAAACGGTTTGCCGCCCAGCGGTCGGAAATTGTTACAAAGTTTTGGAGTGCTTGA
- a CDS encoding YhdT family protein, with product MKDNVKREQISDDPRYKIANREALIGIGIAIANFLWWFGFAYGFGSKDVDKYHYVFGFPAWFFYSCILGFIVFTILVIIIVKFFYKDIPLDAEYEDDTKGGSPK from the coding sequence ATGAAAGATAACGTTAAACGAGAACAGATATCAGATGATCCTCGGTATAAAATTGCTAACCGTGAAGCCTTGATTGGGATTGGAATCGCTATAGCAAATTTCCTATGGTGGTTTGGTTTCGCATACGGTTTTGGCTCAAAAGATGTTGACAAGTATCATTATGTTTTTGGATTTCCCGCTTGGTTTTTTTATAGTTGCATTCTTGGATTTATTGTCTTTACGATCCTTGTCATTATCATTGTAAAGTTCTTTTACAAGGATATTCCGCTTGATGCAGAATATGAAGATGACACCAAAGGAGGATCCCCGAAATGA
- a CDS encoding ribonuclease H family protein, whose product MDVRIELTYQSPKGTTTRFISDEMHAKKALMLAEDLEKTGRAEALTFVDGSDHTWSMKELKKYMEEIQTEAHDITVYFDGGFDLETKKSGLGCAIYYSKNGKSYRLRKNTTAMELDSNNEAEYAALNLSLQELELMDVHHLPVTFIGDSNVVINQMNDEWPCYEPGLAKWMDRIETKLEKIGVRPEYELVSRKRNREADQLASQALKGVEITSTIELN is encoded by the coding sequence ATGGATGTGCGGATCGAATTAACCTATCAATCGCCCAAAGGTACAACGACAAGGTTCATTTCGGATGAGATGCACGCCAAGAAAGCGTTGATGCTGGCGGAGGATTTGGAAAAGACAGGCCGGGCAGAAGCATTAACGTTTGTCGATGGGTCTGATCATACATGGTCAATGAAAGAATTAAAAAAATATATGGAAGAGATTCAAACGGAAGCACACGATATTACTGTTTATTTTGATGGCGGGTTTGATTTGGAAACCAAGAAGTCAGGTCTGGGTTGTGCGATTTATTATAGCAAAAATGGAAAGTCCTATCGGCTGCGTAAAAATACGACTGCGATGGAACTCGATTCGAATAATGAAGCAGAATATGCCGCGTTGAATTTGAGTTTACAGGAACTGGAACTTATGGATGTGCATCATTTGCCGGTTACATTCATTGGGGATTCCAATGTGGTAATCAACCAAATGAACGATGAATGGCCATGTTATGAACCGGGATTGGCAAAGTGGATGGATCGAATTGAAACGAAGCTCGAAAAAATCGGGGTGAGGCCTGAATATGAATTGGTTTCGCGGAAAAGAAATCGTGAGGCGGATCAGCTGGCATCGCAGGCATTGAAAGGTGTTGAGATAACGAGTACGATTGAATTGAATTAG
- a CDS encoding DUF6320 domain-containing protein — protein sequence MCKHKLSERTDENEYYPVYETKIKRRHFVQRLVLFIAIFTISTSVLINLLTNRNELWFLYVLGPVLYGVLFINHTILSKAHTGSKVIFQVIALSVMLFILDAASGGSRWSIHYVIPFLVTLATLFVTIIVLRKPMKWREYIGYMTTMVILGFLPVILFLSSWSTVLWPSAATALYALLTLIGMILFSEKTMKNEIVRRFHF from the coding sequence TTGTGCAAACACAAACTTTCCGAAAGAACAGATGAGAATGAGTATTATCCTGTGTATGAAACAAAAATAAAACGACGTCATTTTGTACAACGTCTTGTCTTATTTATTGCGATTTTCACTATTAGTACAAGCGTATTAATTAATCTGTTAACGAATCGAAATGAATTATGGTTTCTCTACGTGTTGGGGCCGGTTCTATATGGGGTATTGTTTATTAACCATACGATTCTCTCAAAAGCGCACACGGGTTCCAAAGTTATTTTCCAGGTTATTGCACTTTCCGTTATGCTCTTTATTCTGGACGCGGCTTCCGGAGGTTCGAGATGGTCGATTCATTATGTTATTCCCTTTCTCGTCACCTTGGCTACATTGTTTGTAACGATTATTGTCCTGCGAAAACCAATGAAATGGCGTGAATATATTGGCTATATGACAACGATGGTCATTCTGGGCTTTCTTCCTGTCATTCTTTTTCTAAGTTCTTGGTCTACTGTATTATGGCCAAGTGCTGCAACTGCCTTATATGCTCTGCTAACGCTGATTGGGATGATACTATTTTCGGAAAAAACGATGAAGAACGAAATTGTGCGGAGGTTCCATTTCTAA
- a CDS encoding phthiocerol/phthiodiolone dimycocerosyl transferase family protein: MDEWYKLDNAGKMFHAVSEQTNSSVFRIAAVMKKTVQPEKLQLALDDVLKRLPMFAVKLRKGVFWDFLVENNEKLFVQPESQYPCAPIDPLETNGFLLRATYYKKRISVEFFHSVTDGTGALEFIKVLVYYYLTHLGEDVSYENMLIDIHNEQSYYERDDSYQNYVTDEKTEKYKEASSYQIRGISMDQTIAVHGKMSAEKVHQLAKEHGTTITAFVTAILIAAIYKERLRYRAYKEEIKIAVPVNLRSLFPSNTLRNFFGVVNIGMSVTETTTLEEIIAETSKQLREKVQKENMQQSINDRVKWQTRLAARFIPLPLKYHAIRYGYRSFSERTKAMTLTNMGKVRLPDSMESHIAHMEMVLYPTKKSPINGGMIAVGDELVITFARMIQEADIIRTFFRELSKTFNLDIEVYSNDSR, from the coding sequence ATGGATGAATGGTACAAACTTGATAACGCAGGGAAAATGTTTCACGCCGTATCGGAACAAACAAATTCTTCGGTCTTCCGGATCGCTGCAGTTATGAAGAAAACAGTACAGCCGGAGAAACTGCAACTAGCGCTGGACGATGTTCTTAAACGCCTTCCTATGTTTGCAGTGAAGCTTCGTAAAGGTGTTTTCTGGGACTTTCTTGTGGAGAATAACGAAAAGCTTTTTGTTCAGCCTGAAAGCCAATATCCATGTGCACCAATTGATCCGTTAGAAACAAATGGATTCTTACTGCGTGCAACCTATTATAAAAAGCGCATTTCCGTGGAATTTTTCCATTCTGTGACAGACGGAACAGGAGCTTTAGAATTTATTAAAGTACTGGTTTATTACTATCTGACCCATTTAGGGGAAGATGTAAGCTATGAAAACATGCTGATCGATATTCATAATGAGCAAAGCTATTATGAAAGAGATGATAGTTATCAAAATTATGTAACGGACGAAAAAACAGAGAAATACAAAGAAGCTTCTTCCTATCAAATCCGCGGTATATCAATGGACCAAACCATTGCAGTCCATGGAAAAATGAGTGCAGAAAAGGTGCATCAACTTGCCAAGGAGCATGGAACAACGATTACCGCTTTTGTCACCGCAATTTTAATTGCAGCTATTTATAAAGAACGATTAAGATACCGGGCATATAAAGAAGAAATAAAAATTGCTGTTCCGGTCAATTTGCGAAGTCTTTTTCCGTCTAATACACTGCGCAATTTTTTTGGTGTAGTCAATATCGGCATGTCTGTCACAGAAACAACGACATTGGAAGAAATTATCGCAGAAACATCAAAACAACTGCGTGAGAAGGTACAAAAGGAAAACATGCAGCAAAGTATTAATGATCGTGTGAAATGGCAAACAAGACTGGCAGCACGATTTATTCCACTCCCGCTTAAATATCATGCCATTCGTTATGGTTACAGGAGTTTTAGTGAGCGTACCAAAGCGATGACCTTGACAAATATGGGTAAAGTACGACTTCCTGACTCAATGGAATCCCATATTGCCCATATGGAAATGGTTCTGTACCCGACAAAGAAAAGCCCAATCAACGGAGGGATGATCGCTGTGGGAGATGAACTCGTAATCACATTTGCAAGAATGATACAAGAAGCGGATATTATCCGTACTTTCTTTAGAGAACTTTCCAAGACATTTAATTTGGATATAGAAGTATACTCCAATGACAGCAGGTGA
- a CDS encoding alpha/beta hydrolase, translated as MRSIQSWIVERLLTRLSNKDSFTDEKRYSEFFEARKIKNQKPYVLPKCIQRKFDIKKQQYDGMECYIFNQEKTASEKSILYLHGGGYIKQPSVYHWNFLGKVMNETNAKIYVPIYPKAPNHQYKESFDKVLPLYEWILGISDKENIILMGDSAGGGFALALAQLFLEKGLPQPRHIILLSPWLDITMNNPDAYALEHKDPMLGIYGLIQMGKAYAGNTDRNNYLLSPINGKMNGLGEITLFVGTHEVFLPDARKFRDMVVSHGVKINYFEYPKMNHIFMIYPIPEAKKATKEIVNIINGM; from the coding sequence ATGAGAAGTATTCAGAGCTGGATTGTGGAACGTTTACTCACCCGGCTGAGTAATAAAGATAGCTTTACCGATGAAAAACGCTACTCTGAATTTTTCGAGGCGAGGAAAATTAAAAATCAAAAACCTTATGTCTTACCAAAATGTATTCAGAGAAAGTTTGACATCAAAAAACAGCAGTATGATGGAATGGAATGTTATATCTTTAATCAAGAAAAAACTGCTTCAGAAAAATCAATACTTTATTTACATGGAGGAGGATATATCAAACAACCATCGGTATACCATTGGAATTTTCTTGGGAAAGTAATGAACGAAACCAATGCTAAAATATACGTTCCAATTTATCCGAAAGCACCCAATCATCAATATAAAGAGTCTTTTGATAAAGTCCTTCCCTTATATGAATGGATTTTAGGGATATCAGATAAGGAAAATATTATCTTGATGGGTGACTCTGCTGGAGGAGGATTTGCATTAGCGTTAGCACAATTGTTCTTGGAAAAGGGGTTACCACAACCCAGACATATCATTTTACTTTCACCTTGGCTTGATATTACTATGAATAATCCAGATGCTTATGCATTAGAACATAAAGACCCAATGTTGGGGATTTATGGTTTGATTCAAATGGGGAAGGCGTATGCAGGAAACACTGACCGAAATAATTATTTACTCAGTCCAATCAATGGAAAGATGAATGGATTGGGGGAAATTACGTTATTCGTAGGGACACATGAAGTTTTTTTACCTGATGCTAGAAAGTTCAGAGATATGGTTGTATCACATGGAGTTAAAATTAATTACTTTGAATACCCGAAAATGAATCATATCTTTATGATTTACCCTATTCCAGAGGCAAAAAAGGCGACAAAGGAAATTGTGAATATCATAAATGGTATGTAA
- a CDS encoding class I SAM-dependent methyltransferase, which produces MKDYGKDLFKGTSWYYSRYRPIYPSSLIRFLITKFSLNGKGHMLDLGCGTSQLAFRFSDWFEKIVGIDTEPEMIEESKRLSKDVRVENMEWFIGDIDCYKRNFDNTFSFVTIAKAFHWMDREKVLDILYDMISFGGGIAIIDSYTPNKEPLLWQRKVEEVVKQWYGNERRAGNTTYTHPIVSHQEIVANSKFDLEIHEIPAYDHVWTLDSIIGNLYSTSYGSKQFLGANSKLFEEHLKEELLKLDNSGIFKEQIDISVKIAIKNN; this is translated from the coding sequence ATGAAGGATTATGGGAAAGATTTGTTTAAAGGAACATCTTGGTATTATTCGCGTTATAGACCAATTTATCCATCATCGCTTATTAGGTTTTTAATCACTAAATTCTCTTTAAACGGCAAAGGTCATATGCTTGATTTGGGTTGTGGAACTAGTCAATTGGCATTCAGGTTCTCTGATTGGTTTGAAAAAATCGTTGGGATAGATACAGAGCCCGAAATGATTGAGGAATCAAAGCGTCTTAGCAAGGATGTTAGAGTGGAAAATATGGAATGGTTTATTGGCGATATTGATTGTTACAAAAGAAATTTCGATAATACTTTTAGTTTTGTAACAATTGCAAAAGCGTTCCACTGGATGGACAGAGAAAAGGTTCTTGATATTTTATATGATATGATTAGTTTTGGTGGAGGAATAGCAATCATCGATAGTTATACTCCAAATAAAGAGCCCTTACTCTGGCAAAGGAAAGTTGAGGAAGTTGTTAAACAATGGTATGGAAATGAAAGAAGGGCAGGTAACACTACTTACACCCATCCTATAGTTAGTCATCAAGAAATTGTAGCAAATTCAAAATTTGACTTGGAAATTCATGAAATACCCGCTTATGATCATGTTTGGACATTGGATTCGATTATTGGCAATCTTTATTCAACTTCCTATGGTAGTAAACAATTTTTAGGGGCAAACTCCAAATTATTTGAAGAGCATTTAAAAGAAGAATTATTGAAGCTTGATAATTCCGGTATTTTTAAAGAACAAATAGATATTTCAGTTAAAATAGCAATAAAAAATAACTAA